One part of the Arabidopsis thaliana chromosome 1 sequence genome encodes these proteins:
- a CDS encoding Proline-rich extensin-like family protein (Proline-rich extensin-like family protein; FUNCTIONS IN: structural constituent of cell wall; INVOLVED IN: plant-type cell wall organization; LOCATED IN: endomembrane system; EXPRESSED IN: root; CONTAINS InterPro DOMAIN/s: Extensin-like repeat (InterPro:IPR006706); BEST Arabidopsis thaliana protein match is: Proline-rich extensin-like family protein (TAIR:AT4G08370.1); Has 364257 Blast hits to 37887 proteins in 1520 species: Archae - 1099; Bacteria - 63371; Metazoa - 128573; Fungi - 46566; Plants - 64812; Viruses - 9875; Other Eukaryotes - 49961 (source: NCBI BLink).), with product MANPNGWPSLLMLVIALYSVSAHTSAQYTYSPPSPPSYVYKPPTHIYSSPPPPPYVYSSPPPPPYIYKSPPPPPYVYSSPPPPPYIYKSPPPPPYVYSSPPPPPYIYKSPPPPPYVYSSPPPPPYVYKSPPPPPYVYNSPPPPPYVYKSPPPPPYVYSSPPPPPYVYKSPPPPPYVYSSPPPPPYVYKSPPPPPYVYSSPPPPPYVYKSPPPPPYVYSSPPPPPYVYKSPPPPPYVYSSPPPPPYVYKSPPPPPYVYSSPPPPPYVYKSPPPPPYVYSSPPPPPYVYKSPPPPPYVYSSPPPPPYVYKSPPPPPYVYSSPPPPPYVYKSPPPPPYVYNSPPPPPYVYKSPPPPPYVYSSPPPSPYVYKSPPPPPYVYSSPPPPPYVYKSPPPPPYVYSSPPPPPYVYKSPPPPPYVYSSPPPPPYVYKSPPPPPYVYSSPPPPPYVYKSPSPPPYVYKSPPPPPSYSYSYSSPPPPIY from the coding sequence ATGGCCAATCCTAATGGTTGGCCGTCTTTACTTATGTTGGTCATAGCCTTGTATTCCGTTTCTGCTCATACAAGTGCCCAATACACATACTctccaccatcaccaccatcatATGTTTACAAACCTCCTACACATATCTATagctctccaccacctcctccttaCGTTTATAgttctccaccacctcctccatatatttacaagtcgccaccacctcctccataCGTTTATAGttctcctccacctccaccatatATTTACAAGTCTCCCCCACCACCTCCTTACGTCTAtagctctccaccaccacctccatatATTTACAAGTCGCCACCGCCTCCTCCTTATGTTTACAGCtctccaccgcctcctccatatgtttacaagtcTCCCCCTCCTCCTCCATACGTCTATAACtctccaccgcctcctccatatgtttacaagtctccgccaccaccacccTACGTCTacagttctccaccaccacctccatatgtttacaagtcgccaccacctcctccttaCGTTTATAGttctcctccacctccaccatatgtttacaagtctccaccaccacctccttaCGTCTAtagctctccaccaccacctccatatgtttacaagtcgccaccacctcctccttaTGTTTACAGCtctccaccgcctcctccatatgtttacaagtctccccctcctcctccatacgtctacagctctccaccaccacctccatatgtttacaagtcgccaccacctcctccttaCGTTTATAGttctcctccacctccaccatatgtttacaagtctccaccaccacctccttaCGTCTAtagctctccaccaccacctccatatgtttacaagtcgccaccacctcctccttaTGTTTACAGCtctccaccgcctcctccatatgtttacaagtctccccctcctcctccatacgtctacagctctccaccgcctcctccatatgtttacaagtcTCCCCCTCCTCCTCCATACGTTTACAACTCCCCACCGCCTcctccatatgtttacaagtcgccaccacctcctccttaCGTTTATAGTTCTCCTCCACCTTCACCATATGTGTACAAGtcgccaccacctcctccttaTGTTTACAGTtctccaccgcctcctccatatgtttacaagtctccccctcctcctccatacgtctacagctctccaccgcctcctccatatgtttacaagtcgccaccacctcctccgtacgtctacagctctccaccgcctcctccgTATGTTTACAAGtcgccaccacctcctccttaCGTCTACAGCTCTCCGCCACCACCTCCCTATGTCTACAAGTCGCCATCACCTCCTCCATACGTTTACAAGTCTCCACCGCCACCTCCAAGCTATAGCTATAGCTATAGCTCACCCCCTCCTCCAATATACTAA
- a CDS encoding Proline-rich extensin-like family protein (Proline-rich extensin-like family protein; FUNCTIONS IN: structural constituent of cell wall; INVOLVED IN: plant-type cell wall organization; LOCATED IN: endomembrane system; CONTAINS InterPro DOMAIN/s: Extensin-like repeat (InterPro:IPR006706); BEST Arabidopsis thaliana protein match is: Proline-rich extensin-like family protein (TAIR:AT4G08370.1); Has 289174 Blast hits to 44674 proteins in 1767 species: Archae - 806; Bacteria - 48932; Metazoa - 103337; Fungi - 38580; Plants - 50919; Viruses - 7655; Other Eukaryotes - 38945 (source: NCBI BLink).), with amino-acid sequence MASPNWPSLLMVVLALYSMVAYTSAQYSPTPTPYSPLPPYVYNSPPPYVYNSPSPPPYVYKPPPYIYSSPPPPPYVYSSPPPPPYVYNSPPPPPYVYSSPPPPPYVYKSPPPPPYVYSSPPPPPYVYKSPPPPPYVYSSPPPPPYVYSSPPPPPYVYKSPPPPPYVYSPPPPPPYVYQSPPPPPYVYSSPPPPPYVYKSPPPPPYVYSSPPPPPYVYKSPPPPPYVYSSPPPPPYVYKSPPPPPYVYSSPPPPPYVYKSPPPPPYVYSSPPPPPYVYKSPPPPPYVYSSPPPPPYVYSSPPPPPYVYSSPPPPPYVYKSPPPPPYVYTSPPPPPYVYKSPPPPPYVDSYSPPPAPYVYKPPPYVYKPPPYVYNYSPPPAPYVYKPPPYVYSYSPPPAPYVYKPPPYVYSYSPPPAPYVYKPPPYVYSSPSPPPYYSSPSPPLY; translated from the coding sequence ATGGCCAGTCCTAATTGGCCATCTTTACTTATGGTGGTCTTAGCCTTGTATTCCATGGTTGCGTATACAAGTGCTCAATACTCTCCAACACCAACACCGTATTCACCGCTTCCGCCATATGTTTACAACAGTCCTCCACCATATGTTTATAACTCTCCATCGCCTcctccatatgtttacaaacCCCCTCCATATATCTACAGTTCTCCCCCACCACCTCCTTACGTCTATAGCTccccaccacctcctccatatgtttacaacTCTCCCCCACCACCTCCCTACGTCTATAGCTCCcctccacctcctccatatgtttacaagtcTCCCCCACCACCTCCCTAtgtctacagctccccaccacctcctccatatgtttacaagtcCCCGCCACCACCTCCTTATGTCTATagctctccaccacctcctccttaTGTCTATAgttccccaccaccaccaccatatgtttataagtctcctccaccacctccttACGTCTATagtcctccaccaccaccgccataTGTCTACcaatctcctccaccacctccttACGTATATAGctctccacctcctcctccttatGTCTACAAGTcgcctcctccaccaccttACGTCTActcttctccaccaccacctccatatgtctacaaatctcctccacctcctccttaTGTCTATagctctccaccacctcctccatatgtttacaagtcTCCGCCACCACCTCCTTACGTCTacagttctccaccaccacctccatatgtctacaaatctccaccaccgcctcctTATGTGTACAgctcaccaccaccacctccttaTGTTTAcaaatctcctccaccacctcccTACGTCTATAGCTCGCCTCCACCACCTCCCTACGTATATAGCtcgccaccaccacctccatatGTTTACAGCTCGCCACCGCCTCCTCCATATGTATATaagtctcctccaccacctccttATGTCTATActtcaccaccacctcctccatatgtttacaagtctcctccaccacctccataCGTCGATAGCTACTCACCACCACCGGCTCCATATGTTTATAAGCCTcctccatatgtttacaagcCTCCTCCATATGTCTATAACTACTCTCCACCGCCAgctccatatgtttacaaacCTCCCCCATATGTCTATAGCTACTCTCCACCGCCGgctccatatgtttacaagcCTCCTCCATATGTCTATAGCTACTCTCCACCGCCGgctccatatgtttacaagcCTCCTCCATATGTCTATAGTTCGCCATCACCACCGCCTTACTATAGCTCTCCCTCTCCACCACTATACTAA
- the CIB5 gene encoding cryptochrome-interacting basic-helix-loop-helix 5, with product MSDKDEFAAKKKDLVNTPVDLYPPENPMLGPSPMMDSFRETLWHDGGFNVHTDADTSFRGFIERAAKFSFFGCGEMMMNQQQSSLGVPDSTGLFLQDTQIPSGSKLDNGPLTDASKLVKERSINNVSEDSQSSGGNGHDDAKCGQTSSKGFSSKKRKRIGKDCEEEEDKKQKDEQSPTSNANKTNSEKQPSDSLKDGYIHMRARRGQATNSHSLAERVRREKISERMKFLQDLVPGCDKVTGKAVMLDEIINYVQSLQCQIEFLSMKLSAVNPVLDFNLESLLAKDALQSSAPTFPHNMSMLYPPVSYLSQTGFMQPNISSMSLLSGGLKRQETHGYESDHHNLVHMNHETGTAPDHEDTTGESKSPISFILL from the exons ATGAGTGACAAAGACGAGTTTGCCgcaaagaagaaggatttggTCAATACGCCAGTGGATTTGTATCCTCCGGAGAATCCAATGTTGGGTCCTTCTCCGATGATGGATTCATTCAGAGAAACTCTTTGGCATGATGGTGGTTTCAATGTCCACACAGATGCAGACACTTCCTTTAgag GATTCATTGAGCGTGCTgcaaagttttctttttttggatgtggtgaaatgatgatgaaccaACAACAATCATCTCTTGGAGTTCCAGATTCAACTGGCTTGTTTCTTCAAGATACACAGATTCCTAGTGGATCCAAACTAGATAATGGTCCTCTTACTGATGCATCTAAGTTAGTGAAAGAGAGATCGATTAATAATGTATCAGAGGATTCTCAATCTAGTGGAGGTAATGGTCATGATGATGCTAAGTGTGGGCAAACATCTTCCAAGGGGTTTAGTAGtaagaagaggaaaagaatTGGGAAG gattgtgaagaagaagaagataaaaagcaaaaggatGAGCAAAGTCCAACTTCAAATGCGAACAAGACAAACAGTGAGAAGCAACCTTCTGATTCTTTAAAGGATGGGTATATTCACATGAGGGCACGAAGAGGCCAGGCTACTAATAGTCACAGTCTTGCTGAAAGA gtaagaagagaaaaaatcagTGAAAGGATGAAGTTCTTGCAAGATCTTGTGCCAGGTTGCGACAAG GTGACTGGTAAGGCAGTTATGCTCGATGAAATCATTAACTATGTGCAATCACTTCAATGCCAAATCGAG TTTTTATCGATGAAACTTTCGGCTGTGAATCCTGTGCTCGATTTTAACCTCGAAAGCCTCCTTGCAAAAGAT GCTCTTCAATCATCTGCACCGACATTTCCCCACAACATGTCGATGCTTTATCCTCCTGTATCGTATCTCTCTCAAACAGGATTCATGCAACCGAACATTTCCTCAATGTCGCTATTGAGTGGAGGATTAAAACGGCAG GAAACACATGGATATGAAAGTGATCACCACAATCTTGTCCACATGAACCATGAAACCGGCACTGCACCTGATCATGAAGATACAACAGGTGAAAGTAAAAGCCCTATAAGTTTCATACTTTTGTAA
- the CIB5 gene encoding cryptochrome-interacting basic-helix-loop-helix 5 has translation MSDKDEFAAKKKDLVNTPVDLYPPENPMLGPSPMMDSFRETLWHDGGFNVHTDADTSFRGNNNIDIPLEMGWNMAQFPADSGFIERAAKFSFFGCGEMMMNQQQSSLGVPDSTGLFLQDTQIPSGSKLDNGPLTDASKLVKERSINNVSEDSQSSGGNGHDDAKCGQTSSKGFSSKKRKRIGKDCEEEEDKKQKDEQSPTSNANKTNSEKQPSDSLKDGYIHMRARRGQATNSHSLAERVRREKISERMKFLQDLVPGCDKVTGKAVMLDEIINYVQSLQCQIEFLSMKLSAVNPVLDFNLESLLAKDALQSSAPTFPHNMSMLYPPVSYLSQTGFMQPNISSMSLLSGGLKRQETHGYESDHHNLVHMNHETGTAPDHEDTTADMKVEP, from the exons ATGAGTGACAAAGACGAGTTTGCCgcaaagaagaaggatttggTCAATACGCCAGTGGATTTGTATCCTCCGGAGAATCCAATGTTGGGTCCTTCTCCGATGATGGATTCATTCAGAGAAACTCTTTGGCATGATGGTGGTTTCAATGTCCACACAGATGCAGACACTTCCTTTAgaggtaataataatattgatataCCTCTTGAAATGGGTTGGAATATGGCTCAGTTCCCTGCAGATTCAGGATTCATTGAGCGTGCTgcaaagttttctttttttggatgtggtgaaatgatgatgaaccaACAACAATCATCTCTTGGAGTTCCAGATTCAACTGGCTTGTTTCTTCAAGATACACAGATTCCTAGTGGATCCAAACTAGATAATGGTCCTCTTACTGATGCATCTAAGTTAGTGAAAGAGAGATCGATTAATAATGTATCAGAGGATTCTCAATCTAGTGGAGGTAATGGTCATGATGATGCTAAGTGTGGGCAAACATCTTCCAAGGGGTTTAGTAGtaagaagaggaaaagaatTGGGAAG gattgtgaagaagaagaagataaaaagcaaaaggatGAGCAAAGTCCAACTTCAAATGCGAACAAGACAAACAGTGAGAAGCAACCTTCTGATTCTTTAAAGGATGGGTATATTCACATGAGGGCACGAAGAGGCCAGGCTACTAATAGTCACAGTCTTGCTGAAAGA gtaagaagagaaaaaatcagTGAAAGGATGAAGTTCTTGCAAGATCTTGTGCCAGGTTGCGACAAG GTGACTGGTAAGGCAGTTATGCTCGATGAAATCATTAACTATGTGCAATCACTTCAATGCCAAATCGAG TTTTTATCGATGAAACTTTCGGCTGTGAATCCTGTGCTCGATTTTAACCTCGAAAGCCTCCTTGCAAAAGAT GCTCTTCAATCATCTGCACCGACATTTCCCCACAACATGTCGATGCTTTATCCTCCTGTATCGTATCTCTCTCAAACAGGATTCATGCAACCGAACATTTCCTCAATGTCGCTATTGAGTGGAGGATTAAAACGGCAG GAAACACATGGATATGAAAGTGATCACCACAATCTTGTCCACATGAACCATGAAACCGGCACTGCACCTGATCATGAAGATACAACAG CTGACATGAAGGTGGAGCCGTag
- the CIB5 gene encoding cryptochrome-interacting basic-helix-loop-helix 5 (cryptochrome-interacting basic-helix-loop-helix 5 (CIB5); FUNCTIONS IN: DNA binding, sequence-specific DNA binding transcription factor activity; INVOLVED IN: positive regulation of flower development, regulation of transcription; LOCATED IN: nucleus; EXPRESSED IN: 20 plant structures; EXPRESSED DURING: 13 growth stages; CONTAINS InterPro DOMAIN/s: Helix-loop-helix DNA-binding domain (InterPro:IPR001092), Helix-loop-helix DNA-binding (InterPro:IPR011598); BEST Arabidopsis thaliana protein match is: basic helix-loop-helix (bHLH) DNA-binding superfamily protein (TAIR:AT1G68920.3); Has 35333 Blast hits to 34131 proteins in 2444 species: Archae - 798; Bacteria - 22429; Metazoa - 974; Fungi - 991; Plants - 531; Viruses - 0; Other Eukaryotes - 9610 (source: NCBI BLink).) has protein sequence MSDKDEFAAKKKDLVNTPVDLYPPENPMLGPSPMMDSFRETLWHDGGFNVHTDADTSFRDSTGLFLQDTQIPSGSKLDNGPLTDASKLVKERSINNVSEDSQSSGGNGHDDAKCGQTSSKGFSSKKRKRIGKDCEEEEDKKQKDEQSPTSNANKTNSEKQPSDSLKDGYIHMRARRGQATNSHSLAERVRREKISERMKFLQDLVPGCDKVTGKAVMLDEIINYVQSLQCQIEFLSMKLSAVNPVLDFNLESLLAKDALQSSAPTFPHNMSMLYPPVSYLSQTGFMQPNISSMSLLSGGLKRQETHGYESDHHNLVHMNHETGTAPDHEDTTADMKVEP, from the exons ATGAGTGACAAAGACGAGTTTGCCgcaaagaagaaggatttggTCAATACGCCAGTGGATTTGTATCCTCCGGAGAATCCAATGTTGGGTCCTTCTCCGATGATGGATTCATTCAGAGAAACTCTTTGGCATGATGGTGGTTTCAATGTCCACACAGATGCAGACACTTCCTTTAgag ATTCAACTGGCTTGTTTCTTCAAGATACACAGATTCCTAGTGGATCCAAACTAGATAATGGTCCTCTTACTGATGCATCTAAGTTAGTGAAAGAGAGATCGATTAATAATGTATCAGAGGATTCTCAATCTAGTGGAGGTAATGGTCATGATGATGCTAAGTGTGGGCAAACATCTTCCAAGGGGTTTAGTAGtaagaagaggaaaagaatTGGGAAG gattgtgaagaagaagaagataaaaagcaaaaggatGAGCAAAGTCCAACTTCAAATGCGAACAAGACAAACAGTGAGAAGCAACCTTCTGATTCTTTAAAGGATGGGTATATTCACATGAGGGCACGAAGAGGCCAGGCTACTAATAGTCACAGTCTTGCTGAAAGA gtaagaagagaaaaaatcagTGAAAGGATGAAGTTCTTGCAAGATCTTGTGCCAGGTTGCGACAAG GTGACTGGTAAGGCAGTTATGCTCGATGAAATCATTAACTATGTGCAATCACTTCAATGCCAAATCGAG TTTTTATCGATGAAACTTTCGGCTGTGAATCCTGTGCTCGATTTTAACCTCGAAAGCCTCCTTGCAAAAGAT GCTCTTCAATCATCTGCACCGACATTTCCCCACAACATGTCGATGCTTTATCCTCCTGTATCGTATCTCTCTCAAACAGGATTCATGCAACCGAACATTTCCTCAATGTCGCTATTGAGTGGAGGATTAAAACGGCAG GAAACACATGGATATGAAAGTGATCACCACAATCTTGTCCACATGAACCATGAAACCGGCACTGCACCTGATCATGAAGATACAACAG CTGACATGAAGGTGGAGCCGTag
- a CDS encoding Phosphatidylinositol 3- and 4-kinase family protein (Phosphatidylinositol 3- and 4-kinase family protein; FUNCTIONS IN: inositol or phosphatidylinositol kinase activity, phosphotransferase activity, alcohol group as acceptor; LOCATED IN: cellular_component unknown; EXPRESSED IN: 23 plant structures; EXPRESSED DURING: 13 growth stages; CONTAINS InterPro DOMAIN/s: Phosphatidylinositol 3-/4-kinase, catalytic (InterPro:IPR000403); BEST Arabidopsis thaliana protein match is: phosphoinositide 4-kinase gamma 7 (TAIR:AT2G03890.1); Has 671 Blast hits to 650 proteins in 184 species: Archae - 0; Bacteria - 8; Metazoa - 176; Fungi - 103; Plants - 278; Viruses - 0; Other Eukaryotes - 106 (source: NCBI BLink).) — protein MSRKLDSPIKTQMAVALVKSPLNGEFREFNKVGMKTPVGRRRVFVQTETGCVLGLELDRSDNAHTVKRKLQVALNFPIEESSLTFGDLVLKNDLTAVRSDSPLLLTRNNFHRSSSTPCLSPMRADLQQRRDESSPIEILGNSVSFSFVRQMAKDITKAVKKGIDPVAVNSGLGGAYYFKNSRGESVAIVKPTDEEPYAPNNPKGFVGKALGQPGLKRSVRVGETGYREVAAYLLDKEHFANVPPTALVKITHSIFNVNDGVKASKPMEKMLVSKIASLQQFIPHDYDASEHGTSNFPVSAVHRIGILDIRILNTDRHSGNLLVKKLDGDGMFGQVELVPIDHGLCLPETLEDPYFEWIHWPQASIPFSEDELKYIANLDPLGDCEMLRRELPMVREASLRVLVLCTIFLKEAAANGLCLAEIGEMMTREVRPGDEEPSEIEVVCLEAMSLIGEKDAESPRSDLGNDIEFQFDIDCEEVTDCTKKLALPLGLTFGNARGQLSKVEETTEDGEEEEEEDREEEENDRADLEKMPTIKLSMSLKSTLLGEKSQKYQKHPGARVESAYASSAHRSADEQIPSSTSFVKLSDMSEEEWTIFLEKYQELLYPAIEKRKSITLGQKQRQRLGTSCQF, from the coding sequence ATGTCACGTAAGCTTGACAGTCCTATTAAGACACAAATGGCAGTGGCACTAGTGAAGAGTCCCCTGAATGGGGAATTTCGTGAATTTAACAAGGTAGGAATGAAGACACCTGTGGGTCGTAGGCGGGTTTTTGTTCAGACAGAGACTGGTTGTGTACTGGGGTTGGAGTTGGATCGTAGTGATAACGCGCACACTGTGAAAAGGAAGTTGCAGGTTGCTCTTAATTTCCCCATTGAGGAAAGCTCGTTGACCTTTGGGGATTTGGTGCTTAAAAATGATCTTACAGCTGTTAGAAGtgattctcctcttcttctaacTCGGAACAACTTTCATAGGAGCTCATCGACTCCGTGTCTTTCCCCAATGAGGGCTGACCTTCAGCAGAGAAGAGATGAGAGCAGTCCTATTGAAATTCTTGggaactctgtttctttctctttcgtGAGGCAAATGGCGAAGGATATTACAAAAGCAGTGAAGAAGGGCATTGATCCAGTTGCTGTTAATAGTGGGCTTGGAGGGGCCTATTACTTTAAGAACAGCCGTGGAGAGAGTGTTGCAATTGTTAAACCAACTGATGAGGAGCCTTATGCTCCTAATAACCCAAAAGGTTTTGTTGGTAAGGCGCTTGGACAACCTGGGTTGAAGCGTTCAGTACGGGTTGGGGAAACAGGCTACAGAGAAGTTGCGGCTTATCTTCTCGACAAGGAGCATTTTGCAAATGTTCCTCCCACTGCTCTTGTGAAGATTACTCACTCTATCTTTAATGTCAACGATGGAGTGAAGGCAAGCAAGCCTATGGAGAAGATGTTGGTGAGCAAGATTGCTTCCTTGCAGCAGTTCATACCTCATGATTATGATGCTAGCGAGCACGGAACATCAAATTTCCCTGTTTCAGCTGTACACCGTATAGGGATTCTTGACATCAGAATCTTAAATACAGATAGGCACTCAGGGAACCTTTTGGTCAAGAAACTGGATGGTGATGGTATGTTTGGCCAGGTGGAGCTAGTTCCAATCGATCATGGTCTTTGCTTGCCTGAAACTCTAGAGGACCCTTACTTTGAGTGGATTCATTGGCCACAGGCATCGATCCCATTCTCTGAAGATGAGCTGAAGTACATAGCAAATCTGGATCCTTTAGGAGATTGTGAGATGCTGCGGAGGGAACTTCCAATGGTACGAGAGGCCAGTCTCCGTGTTCTAGTTCTCTGCACAATTTTTCTCAAGGAAGCTGCTGCTAATGGCCTTTGTTTGGCTGAAATTGGTGAGATGATGACTAGAGAGGTTCGTCCTGGAGATGAGGAGCCGAGTGAGATTGAAGTGGTTTGTCTTGAGGCTATGAGTTTGATAGGAGAGAAAGACGCTGAGTCCCCAAGATCAGACTTGGGAAATGATATTGAATTCCAGTTTGATATAGATTGTGAGGAAGTAACTGATTGTACGAAAAAACTAGCATTACCACTCGGACTCACGTTTGGAAATGCTCGTGGTCAGTTGTCAAAGGTGGAAGAAACAACAGAggatggggaagaagaagaagaagaagacagagaggaggaagagaatgacAGAGCTGATCTAGAGAAAATGCCGACGATTAAGCTTTCAATGTCTCTCAAAAGCACTCTTCTTGGTGAGAAGAGTCAGAAGTATCAGAAACACCCAGGAGCAAGAGTGGAGAGCGCATATGCATCATCTGCTCACAGAAGTGCAGACGAACAGATCCCATCAAGCACAAGCTTTGTGAAGCTGTCGGATATGAGCGAAGAAGAGTGGACGATTTTCCTGGAGAAATATCAAGAGCTGCTTTATCCAGCCATTGAAAAGCGCAAGTCGATAACTTTAGGACAGAAGCAGAGGCAGAGGCTGGGGACTTCTTGTCAGTTTTGA